The following are encoded together in the Bacillota bacterium genome:
- a CDS encoding metal-dependent hydrolase codes for MATIHPGLQVTWLGHSGFFIRTPGGTHVAIDPWLGNPLCPESARQLPKLDALLLTHGHGDHIGDAVALAKQFQPQVVAIYELATYLSAQGVQNTIGMNKGGTVKVGSIQVTMVHAVHSSAHVGESGQIVYLGDPAGFVVKCEDGFTFYHAGDTAVFSDMQLIGQIYQPELAFLPIGGLFTMDPREAAVAVRLLGVKKVIPMHYRTFPPLSGTPDELRALTRDIEGLEIIELQPGVAVE; via the coding sequence ATGGCAACGATTCATCCCGGATTGCAGGTTACATGGCTGGGACACTCGGGCTTCTTCATCCGAACGCCCGGCGGCACGCACGTTGCTATAGACCCCTGGCTGGGTAACCCGCTTTGCCCCGAATCGGCGAGGCAGCTGCCCAAACTGGACGCGCTGCTCCTGACACACGGACATGGCGACCATATCGGCGATGCCGTTGCTCTAGCCAAACAGTTCCAGCCGCAGGTGGTCGCCATTTACGAGCTCGCCACCTACCTGAGCGCACAGGGCGTGCAGAACACGATTGGTATGAACAAGGGCGGCACGGTCAAGGTGGGCAGCATTCAGGTGACGATGGTACATGCCGTGCACTCCAGTGCTCATGTGGGCGAAAGTGGGCAGATTGTGTATTTGGGCGACCCGGCGGGCTTTGTGGTGAAGTGCGAAGACGGCTTCACTTTTTATCACGCGGGCGACACGGCGGTGTTCAGCGACATGCAGCTCATCGGGCAGATTTACCAGCCAGAGCTGGCTTTCCTGCCCATTGGTGGGCTGTTCACCATGGACCCGCGCGAGGCAGCGGTAGCAGTGCGCTTGCTGGGCGTGAAAAAGGTGATACCCATGCACTACCGCACCTTCCCGCCGTTGTCGGGCACACCGGACGAGTTGCGTGCGCTAACGCGCGACATCGAGGGACTGGAGATTATCGAACTCCAGCCCGGCGTCGCAGTTGAATAA
- a CDS encoding MBL fold metallo-hydrolase produces MERGRVLVLGSGTSHGVPMIGCDCAVCQSSNPRNQRARPCILLELPEGNVLVDTPPELRLQCIRFGVERIDAVLYTHAHADHLFGLDDIRRFNELQGRAMPVYAEREVLDTIRRVFAYIFLPTPAAGGKPQLELMPIHSAWTLCGARIEPLRVYHGQQPILAFRVGGFAYVTDVSTIPPETEARLQGLEWLFLDAVRYEPHPTHFCLEEAIAVVRRLRPQRAAFVHLSHDYDHDAVNASLPHGMELAYDGMVVTFSL; encoded by the coding sequence ATGGAGAGAGGAAGGGTACTGGTGCTGGGTAGCGGCACGTCGCATGGCGTGCCGATGATTGGGTGCGACTGTGCGGTATGTCAATCTTCCAACCCGCGCAACCAGAGGGCGCGTCCGTGCATCCTGCTGGAGCTGCCGGAGGGCAACGTGCTGGTCGACACCCCTCCGGAGCTGCGCCTGCAATGCATTCGATTCGGGGTAGAGCGGATTGACGCTGTACTCTACACGCACGCCCATGCCGACCATCTGTTCGGGCTGGACGACATCCGCCGCTTCAATGAGCTGCAGGGACGCGCCATGCCCGTCTATGCCGAGCGGGAGGTGCTGGATACCATCCGTCGCGTGTTTGCCTACATCTTTCTGCCCACACCGGCGGCAGGAGGCAAACCGCAGCTGGAGCTGATGCCCATACACAGCGCATGGACTTTATGTGGTGCGCGCATCGAGCCGCTGCGTGTGTATCACGGACAGCAGCCCATTCTGGCGTTTCGCGTCGGCGGGTTCGCTTACGTTACAGACGTCTCCACCATCCCGCCCGAAACCGAAGCGCGCCTGCAGGGGCTGGAGTGGCTATTTCTGGACGCCGTGCGTTACGAGCCGCATCCTACCCACTTCTGTCTGGAAGAAGCGATAGCCGTGGTGCGGCGTTTGCGTCCGCAACGAGCGGCGTTTGTGCATCTTTCTCACGATTACGACCACGATGCGGTGAACGCCTCACTGCCACATGGGATGGAGCTCGCCTACGACGGCATGGTGGTCACGTTCTCATTGTAA
- a CDS encoding acyl-CoA dehydratase activase, whose translation MVRLGLDIGSDTVKAVVFLPDGSLQRLPIRRVQARPLSRAKELFEELLQALPGEEVLLALTGSGGVSVAQAIGAEAVDEPVALTTAVNRFLPQVRTLIEMGRECQKLLLFEVDERSGRLILSDCDMGDRCAAGAGAFLEHMAARLNFAGIEEFAQVALHTEKPASLSGRCSVFTESDIVHLYQKGTPRERIAAGIHQAICRNFCNRIARSKDIQPEVAFVGGVSQNPAMVRFLQQELGVERLLVPEYARELGALGAALCATQRVNLREAVRLLEEQVVRPVTYASAGALRFERSEVLQPAARDGLHGEIPVAALGVDIGSVSTKAALVTERDGQIVVLASYYRRTDGDPLSAVRDTISKIHRQIQEKGYRISKVVAATTGSGRYLTGDFIGADLIRNEITAQASGTRAFLPDIDTILEIGGQDSKYIRLDGDVIVDYEMNKACAAGCGAFLEKQAAKLGIPIQEFGERALKATNPPHMDWTCTVFTESAMVYFQQVGVPVEDLCAAVCLAAVHNYLSKNVGGRPIGERVAFQGAVAFNKGMVAAFETVLGKKILVPPYPHLTGAIGVARLALLEAPAESHFRGFEQVAEGRYQIGSFECHACANQCDVITFQIPGGRKFFYNDRCERFGAENRTRSTRQLPDLFAEREQMLFGVYDKKAPEGAPRIGIPRVGMFHEYFPLYKAFFTELGFEVVPSDKPNRYIVHQGLATAHSELCFPMKAAHGHVLNLLAKGVDILFVPGVISAEQPDPHIRKSLTCPYLQVLPELLATYCRVGEKGVKYLAPRLHFQRGKRHLQRVFTQVAKELGKSAKEARRALEVGLDVLQRFREWQKQRGLEILDSLSPQETAFVVVGRQYVLYDESVNTNIGKKIRDMGILPIPQDFLPINEVHICDSWRDVNPRQIQRKLAVARLVRENPNLRAVVLTYFGCGPDSFANPFFKDELNEPCCILQIDEHTADAGIITRLEAFADTVRSRKQVVETPVIRTASISPQRARGRKVWVPYASEGAKVIAAALRACGVDAEIIPRSPDPALRLARVAITEDVCLPAFITTEDILYRVHQPDFDPEREAFFMGSSDGPCRFGMYHILQKRILEKMGLHTVDMVTLGTGDEEDGLGTLFAMVVWDALVAHDLLQRMLHRTRPYCLNPADADAIYLKHLDAICEMLPEHQRRVQEGWHAIRSLFTTRHLQPLQELLSQAREEFQQLPKREERRPLIGVVGEFYVRIHEGANQNVIRRIEALGGEAWLAPATEFFAYANCIGMHNERNRWLDTLRREHLVNFLAAWVNHRLAKREEHTLAEVVQEVLGDYPDISADEVIRLGSEFVHPDFGGEAICSLGKAVDYARRGLAGIVAVRPFNCMPGNVVAAFTRELRRRYGNIPMLNLDYDGFVDASRDMKLAHFMWQVKQRWDGHQEANYALVSAESRPFQGRHHCASDRSEGSLLGH comes from the coding sequence ATGGTTCGCCTGGGGTTGGACATCGGCTCTGATACGGTCAAGGCTGTGGTTTTCCTTCCGGATGGTTCCCTGCAGCGGTTGCCCATTCGCCGCGTACAGGCACGTCCTCTATCACGCGCTAAAGAGCTGTTCGAAGAGCTGTTGCAAGCCCTTCCGGGTGAAGAGGTGCTTCTTGCGCTAACGGGTTCGGGCGGCGTATCTGTGGCGCAAGCCATTGGTGCGGAGGCTGTCGACGAACCGGTAGCCCTCACGACAGCGGTGAATCGCTTCCTGCCACAGGTGCGCACGTTGATCGAAATGGGCAGAGAGTGTCAGAAGCTGCTGTTGTTCGAGGTGGATGAGAGGTCGGGGAGGCTGATTCTTTCCGATTGCGATATGGGCGACCGGTGTGCGGCGGGCGCAGGCGCGTTTTTGGAGCATATGGCAGCGCGGCTGAACTTCGCCGGCATCGAAGAGTTTGCGCAGGTGGCGTTGCACACCGAGAAACCCGCCTCCCTGTCGGGGCGGTGCAGTGTGTTCACCGAGTCGGACATCGTTCACCTGTATCAGAAGGGCACCCCACGCGAGCGCATCGCCGCAGGCATCCATCAGGCGATATGTCGCAACTTCTGCAACCGCATCGCCCGCAGTAAAGACATTCAGCCAGAAGTGGCGTTCGTCGGAGGGGTATCCCAGAACCCCGCCATGGTGCGCTTCCTGCAGCAGGAGCTGGGCGTAGAGCGGCTGCTGGTTCCCGAATACGCGCGTGAGCTGGGCGCGTTGGGTGCTGCGCTGTGCGCTACGCAGAGGGTGAACCTGCGCGAAGCCGTCCGCCTGCTGGAGGAGCAAGTAGTGCGCCCGGTGACGTACGCCAGTGCAGGCGCGTTGCGTTTCGAACGCTCGGAAGTCCTTCAGCCGGCGGCGCGAGATGGTCTGCACGGCGAGATACCGGTTGCCGCGCTGGGGGTAGACATCGGCTCGGTCTCCACCAAAGCCGCACTGGTCACCGAGCGGGATGGACAAATCGTGGTGCTTGCCAGCTACTACCGTCGTACCGATGGCGACCCGCTGTCCGCCGTGCGGGACACCATCTCGAAGATTCACCGGCAGATTCAGGAAAAAGGCTATCGCATTAGCAAGGTGGTGGCAGCGACTACGGGTTCAGGGCGGTATCTCACGGGCGACTTCATCGGGGCAGACCTGATACGAAACGAAATCACCGCCCAGGCGAGCGGAACCCGCGCCTTCCTGCCCGACATCGATACCATCCTTGAAATCGGCGGGCAGGATTCGAAGTATATCCGCCTGGACGGCGATGTGATTGTGGACTACGAGATGAACAAGGCGTGCGCAGCGGGATGCGGGGCGTTTCTGGAGAAGCAGGCGGCGAAGCTGGGCATCCCCATTCAGGAGTTCGGTGAACGCGCGCTGAAGGCGACGAACCCTCCGCATATGGACTGGACCTGCACCGTGTTCACCGAGAGCGCGATGGTCTACTTCCAGCAGGTAGGCGTGCCGGTGGAAGACCTGTGTGCGGCGGTATGTCTGGCAGCGGTGCATAACTACCTCAGCAAGAACGTGGGGGGCAGACCCATCGGCGAGAGAGTGGCGTTTCAAGGCGCGGTGGCGTTCAACAAAGGCATGGTGGCGGCGTTCGAAACCGTGCTGGGCAAGAAGATACTGGTGCCGCCTTACCCGCACCTGACGGGAGCGATTGGCGTGGCGCGGCTGGCACTGCTGGAGGCTCCTGCCGAGTCGCACTTCCGGGGATTCGAGCAGGTGGCGGAGGGGCGTTATCAGATTGGCTCCTTTGAGTGTCACGCCTGCGCGAACCAGTGCGATGTCATCACCTTCCAGATACCCGGCGGACGCAAGTTCTTTTACAACGACCGTTGCGAGCGGTTCGGCGCAGAGAACCGTACTCGCTCCACGCGCCAGCTGCCCGACCTGTTCGCCGAGCGCGAGCAGATGCTGTTTGGCGTCTACGATAAGAAGGCTCCCGAAGGCGCACCCCGTATCGGCATCCCGCGGGTGGGCATGTTCCACGAGTACTTCCCGCTGTACAAAGCCTTCTTTACCGAGCTGGGCTTCGAGGTGGTGCCATCCGACAAACCCAACCGCTACATCGTGCATCAGGGGCTGGCGACGGCGCACAGTGAGCTTTGCTTTCCCATGAAGGCGGCGCACGGGCACGTACTGAACCTGCTGGCGAAAGGCGTGGACATCCTGTTCGTGCCCGGCGTCATCTCTGCCGAACAGCCCGACCCGCACATCCGCAAATCGCTCACCTGCCCCTACTTGCAGGTTCTGCCTGAACTGCTGGCGACCTACTGCAGGGTCGGCGAGAAGGGCGTGAAGTATCTCGCGCCGCGCCTGCACTTCCAGCGGGGCAAGCGGCACTTGCAGCGGGTGTTCACGCAGGTGGCAAAGGAGCTGGGCAAAAGCGCGAAAGAGGCGCGGCGTGCGCTGGAGGTCGGGCTGGATGTCCTGCAGCGGTTCCGCGAGTGGCAGAAGCAACGTGGGCTGGAGATTCTGGACTCGCTTTCCCCTCAAGAAACGGCGTTCGTGGTGGTGGGCAGGCAGTACGTGCTGTACGACGAGAGCGTGAACACCAACATCGGCAAGAAGATACGCGATATGGGCATCCTGCCCATCCCGCAGGACTTCCTGCCCATCAATGAAGTGCACATCTGCGACTCGTGGCGCGATGTGAACCCGCGCCAGATACAGCGCAAGCTGGCGGTAGCACGCCTTGTGCGCGAGAACCCCAACCTGCGGGCGGTGGTGCTAACCTACTTCGGCTGTGGGCCCGACTCGTTCGCCAACCCCTTTTTCAAGGACGAATTGAACGAGCCATGTTGCATCCTGCAGATCGACGAACACACCGCCGACGCGGGAATCATCACGCGCCTGGAGGCTTTCGCGGACACGGTGCGCTCGCGCAAACAGGTGGTGGAGACGCCCGTGATTCGCACCGCGTCCATCAGCCCACAGAGGGCGCGAGGGCGCAAGGTATGGGTGCCGTACGCTTCAGAGGGGGCGAAGGTCATCGCTGCTGCGCTGCGCGCGTGTGGCGTGGACGCAGAGATTATCCCCCGCTCACCCGACCCCGCGCTGCGCCTGGCGCGAGTGGCGATTACGGAGGACGTCTGCCTGCCCGCCTTCATCACCACCGAGGACATCCTGTATCGCGTGCATCAGCCCGACTTCGACCCCGAGCGCGAGGCGTTCTTCATGGGCAGCAGCGACGGACCCTGCCGCTTCGGGATGTACCATATCCTGCAAAAGCGCATCCTGGAGAAGATGGGATTGCACACGGTGGACATGGTGACGCTGGGCACGGGAGACGAAGAGGACGGCCTGGGCACGCTGTTCGCGATGGTGGTGTGGGACGCTCTGGTGGCGCATGACCTGCTGCAGCGGATGCTCCACCGCACGCGACCCTATTGCCTGAACCCTGCGGATGCAGACGCGATCTACCTGAAGCATCTGGACGCCATCTGCGAGATGCTGCCCGAACACCAGCGGCGCGTGCAGGAAGGCTGGCACGCCATCCGCTCGTTGTTCACCACGAGGCATCTGCAGCCGCTGCAGGAGCTGTTGTCGCAGGCGCGAGAGGAGTTTCAGCAACTGCCCAAGCGCGAGGAGCGGCGACCGCTTATCGGCGTGGTGGGCGAGTTCTATGTGCGCATCCATGAGGGCGCGAACCAGAACGTGATACGCCGCATCGAGGCGCTGGGCGGCGAGGCGTGGCTGGCTCCTGCCACCGAGTTCTTCGCCTATGCCAACTGCATCGGCATGCACAATGAGCGCAACCGCTGGCTGGATACCCTTCGCCGCGAGCATCTGGTGAACTTCCTGGCGGCGTGGGTCAACCACCGTCTGGCAAAGCGCGAGGAGCACACGCTGGCGGAGGTGGTGCAGGAAGTACTGGGAGATTACCCCGACATCAGCGCGGACGAGGTGATTCGGCTGGGCTCGGAGTTTGTGCATCCCGACTTCGGTGGGGAAGCCATCTGCTCGCTGGGCAAGGCGGTGGACTATGCGCGACGGGGACTGGCGGGCATCGTGGCGGTGCGCCCGTTCAACTGTATGCCGGGCAACGTGGTGGCAGCGTTCACGCGCGAGCTGCGCCGTCGCTACGGGAACATCCCCATGCTGAACCTGGACTACGACGGCTTCGTGGACGCCAGCCGCGACATGAAGCTGGCGCACTTCATGTGGCAGGTCAAGCAGAGGTGGGACGGTCACCAGGAGGCGAACTATGCGCTGGTGTCTGCCGAGTCGCGCCCGTTCCAGGGTCGCCATCACTGTGCTTCCGATCGGAGCGAGGGATCTCTTTTGGGGCACTGA
- the dnaA gene encoding chromosomal replication initiator protein DnaA, with product MDDQLHLGEDENTLALRRAWDRAMHTLANRVNKPSFESWFKSMKPVSFDGERVTLGAPSPFACEWVTKRYGNLVREVLSQHLGKAIEVFIVHLPPDKRPVLGEAPVEEAAPGTQPVTLSLEPEPVPIEKPVLNPKYTFENFVVGNSNRLAQAGAMSVARAPGQSYNPLFIYGGAGLGKTHLMHAIGHYVLQTHPRLRVAYLSGETFAQQYITALREQRIDAFRQKYRNVDVWLVDDIQFIAGKEHTKEEFFHTFNTLYQMGRQVVFASDRPPRELHAMDDRLRSRFEAGLIADIAPPEFETRVAILQKRAQIERIQVPDQVIYHIAYAVEGNVRTLEGVLISIAARASVHGKPITLQLASEVLARHYVDEKQVHTVPTEQAVLQAVCQRFGLTTQDILGDQRSREVLMARQIAMYLLRERAQLPLQQIGQMFGKNHSTVLHAYNRVKTSLNKDKELTSIIYDLNTVLGA from the coding sequence GTGGACGACCAGCTGCACCTGGGCGAGGACGAAAACACGCTGGCGCTACGCCGTGCGTGGGACCGTGCCATGCACACCCTGGCAAACCGCGTGAACAAGCCCTCTTTCGAATCGTGGTTCAAAAGCATGAAGCCCGTCTCCTTCGACGGGGAACGGGTGACGCTCGGCGCGCCCAGCCCCTTCGCCTGCGAGTGGGTGACCAAACGCTACGGCAACCTGGTGCGCGAGGTGCTCTCCCAGCATCTGGGTAAGGCGATAGAGGTCTTCATCGTCCACCTGCCCCCTGACAAACGTCCGGTGCTCGGCGAAGCGCCCGTAGAGGAGGCGGCACCTGGCACGCAGCCGGTTACCCTCTCACTGGAGCCGGAACCTGTTCCCATTGAGAAACCGGTCTTGAACCCCAAATACACCTTTGAAAACTTCGTGGTGGGCAACTCGAACCGGCTCGCCCAGGCGGGGGCGATGTCGGTGGCGCGCGCGCCGGGGCAGAGCTACAACCCCCTGTTCATCTACGGCGGAGCCGGTCTGGGCAAGACGCATCTGATGCACGCCATCGGGCACTACGTGCTGCAGACGCATCCGCGCCTGCGCGTGGCTTACCTTTCCGGCGAGACCTTTGCCCAACAATACATCACTGCCCTGCGCGAACAGCGTATCGATGCCTTCCGCCAGAAGTACCGCAACGTGGACGTGTGGCTGGTGGACGATATCCAGTTCATCGCGGGCAAGGAACACACTAAAGAGGAGTTCTTCCACACCTTCAACACCCTCTACCAGATGGGCAGGCAGGTGGTGTTCGCCAGCGACCGCCCCCCGCGCGAGTTGCACGCGATGGACGACCGGCTGCGCTCCCGCTTCGAGGCGGGGCTGATCGCGGACATCGCGCCGCCCGAATTTGAAACCCGTGTAGCTATTTTGCAAAAACGTGCACAAATAGAGCGGATTCAGGTTCCCGACCAGGTTATTTACCACATCGCCTACGCGGTGGAGGGCAACGTGCGCACCCTGGAGGGGGTTTTGATTTCCATCGCTGCCCGAGCCTCCGTGCATGGCAAGCCCATCACACTGCAGCTCGCCAGCGAAGTGCTGGCACGCCACTATGTGGACGAGAAGCAGGTGCATACCGTGCCCACCGAGCAGGCAGTGCTGCAGGCGGTGTGCCAGCGGTTCGGACTGACCACGCAGGACATCCTGGGCGACCAGCGCAGCCGCGAGGTGCTGATGGCGCGGCAGATAGCGATGTACCTGCTTCGGGAGAGGGCGCAGCTGCCGCTTCAGCAGATTGGACAGATGTTTGGTAAAAATCACTCTACGGTGCTCCACGCCTATAACCGCGTGAAGACCAGCCTGAACAAGGACAAAGAGCTGACCAGCATCATCTACGATTTGAACACGGTACTCGGTGCTTAA